The following proteins are encoded in a genomic region of Alistipes sp. ZOR0009:
- the ruvX gene encoding Holliday junction resolvase RuvX gives MGRILAIDYGRKRVGIAVTDPLQLIATGLCTVSASEIEKFLKDYFAKESVERIVVGLPKQMDNTSSESMVYIKPFLARLAKLFPQMPVEAYDERFTSKLAQRAIIDAGVKKMDRRDKSLVDMVSATIILQSYMQSKELRSF, from the coding sequence TTGGGACGAATTTTAGCAATAGATTACGGTAGGAAAAGAGTGGGCATTGCCGTTACTGATCCGTTGCAGCTAATTGCGACTGGATTATGCACGGTGAGCGCTTCTGAAATTGAGAAATTTCTGAAGGATTATTTTGCCAAAGAGTCGGTTGAGCGGATTGTGGTTGGCTTACCCAAGCAGATGGATAATACAAGCTCTGAATCGATGGTCTACATCAAACCTTTTCTTGCAAGGCTTGCCAAACTTTTCCCTCAAATGCCTGTTGAAGCCTACGATGAGCGATTTACCTCGAAGTTGGCTCAGCGTGCGATAATTGATGCAGGTGTGAAGAAGATGGATAGGCGCGACAAATCGCTAGTAGATATGGTGAGCGCAACAATTATTCTTCAATCATACATGCAAAGTAAGGAACTTAGAAGTTTTTAG
- a CDS encoding LytR/AlgR family response regulator transcription factor → MEKIKTIIVDDEPAAVESLKIMLERYCGDLEVVAATTSVKKAVKLIKEIEPELVFLDIMMSDGTGFDVLEKIPDRHFEVVFVTAYSHLEIKALKYSAIRFIQKPLSRDDLVDVVEAIKARKGIVFNPTKRYGVLFDNLKEVLPHRLSLSTNDSYEYLDVDTIVGFQFADGGVTVFLTDGSSMQVLESLNHLEDVLDDRRFYRFSKDLLLNLRSIEIVSDCQIYMKGRQVFTVSSTRVEEFKRSYGNPPY, encoded by the coding sequence ATGGAAAAGATTAAAACCATAATTGTTGACGACGAGCCTGCTGCGGTAGAGTCGTTAAAAATAATGCTCGAGAGGTATTGTGGCGATTTGGAGGTAGTTGCTGCGACAACAAGCGTCAAAAAGGCTGTGAAGTTGATTAAGGAAATCGAACCGGAGCTCGTTTTTCTAGATATTATGATGTCTGACGGAACCGGATTCGATGTGTTGGAGAAAATTCCAGATCGCCATTTTGAGGTCGTTTTTGTAACGGCATACAGCCACCTCGAAATTAAGGCATTAAAGTATAGCGCAATAAGGTTTATTCAAAAGCCTTTAAGCAGGGACGATTTGGTTGATGTTGTAGAGGCTATTAAAGCGCGAAAAGGGATTGTATTTAACCCTACGAAGCGCTATGGAGTCCTTTTCGATAATTTAAAGGAGGTTCTTCCTCATCGGTTGAGCTTATCAACCAACGACTCTTACGAGTATTTGGATGTTGACACCATCGTTGGTTTTCAATTTGCAGATGGAGGTGTTACCGTTTTTCTTACGGATGGCAGCAGTATGCAGGTTTTAGAGAGCTTAAACCACCTAGAGGACGTGCTGGATGACCGTAGGTTTTATCGCTTTTCGAAGGATCTGCTGTTGAACTTGCGCAGTATCGAAATTGTATCGGATTGCCAAATTTACATGAAAGGACGCCAAGTTTTTACCGTTTCTAGCACTCGTGTCGAAGAGTTTAAGAGAAGCTATGGCAATCCTCCATACTAA